One window of Diabrotica undecimpunctata isolate CICGRU chromosome 8, icDiaUnde3, whole genome shotgun sequence genomic DNA carries:
- the LOC140448497 gene encoding uncharacterized protein: MLKIREQANVVPTSNPYMFANPGSANRWMAGYHVIRKLAAACGAKRPTLLTSTRFRKHIATTLQLMTMDDSEMEQIATFMGHTKKTHSEFYRLPQNIFQTAKVAKVLMLLEKGKGKEFKGKSLSELKFENDVYISSESNDEDVSKIGLTDIAAEPSKLDETDDKQEENDEYQEPCIKNGRIRWSAQEKNIVKLYFKHHIEEKITPKKEECESFISKNNKILKNKDWVRIKTFVYNTFRLNT; encoded by the exons ATGTTGAAAATTAGAGAGCAAGCAAATGTTGTACCCACTTCTAATCCATACATGTTTGCGAATCCTGGTTCGGCAAATAGATGGATGGCAGGATACCACGTAATTAGAAAATTAGCTGCAGCATGTGGTGCAAAACGCCCTACTCTCTTAACATCAACCAGATTTAGAAAACATATAGCGACAACTTTGCAGCTTATGACAATGGATGATAGCGAAATGGAACAAATTGCTACATTTATGGGGCATACTAAGAAAACTCACTCTGAATTTTAcag gctaccacaaaatatatttcaaacagCCAAAGTTGCAAAGGTATTGATGTTACTGGAAAAAGGTAAAGGAAAAGAGTTTAAAGGAAAATCATTATCAGAACTTAAATTTGAAAACGATGTTTACATTAGTTCTGAATCAAATGACGAAGATGTTTCTAAAATTGGCTTGACAGATATTGCAGCAGAACCTTCAAAATTAGATGAAACTGACGATAAACAAGAGGAAAATG ATGAATATCAGGAACCCTGTATTAAAAATGGTCGAATCCGATGGAGTGCgcaagaaaaaaatattgtaaagctTTACTTCAAACATCATATTGAGGAAAAAATAACCCCTAAAAAAGAAGAATGCGAGTCATTCATTTCAAAAAATaacaagattttaaaaaataaggACTGGGTTCGAATAAAAACATTTGTTTATAACACTTTTAGATTGAACACATAA
- the LOC140448236 gene encoding uncharacterized protein, translating into MRPNQSKINVIENVLLTTVDNKCLPSETKVLNYLKSMRGSEVTESEILSREVNILNKLDSNLIQNLENCAETTETLFLGEDIEFETKSEKSKNISKIELNINNSENKENFEMPFYEDEDLTPPKSENLCLLQNADLSESPSGQMILEKLVSKDTYNPEEIVDKAGPSLWNHSTDKTIKSKCYEPEHINIQNQENNAVPGTSFNITNDIHNYEYKRKSSARERPTICPICFGDVITHFTRHLFRHHSNNQQVIQIKNLPPRSIERLSMVSALRKQGYFHLKTEKNLTNPVRTSSNPETEYFACIYCLGHYSKTLLYKHVKVCKQKPIGETNPGKRCLTKSQDFLVSMISKNRDFLKAARLKEEVFTIMRADNISLVAKSDTLICLYGEHLLNKHKRQQISTHISNKMREMGRLLIALKTIDKSIVGLFSAMKPECFQNLITATKEISSYDPVEKCYKAPSLALHMGTNLKIMCNIALKLVIEKKQLPNITWEDRNRKKEEIKDLRKLIQGHWCSEVSSIALKVLNERQWEKPTTLPLSEDIQAFQTYVHSLANAAYNELLDNININKTYWRCTISQNIHLQQNSR; encoded by the exons ATGAGACCAAATCAATCCAAAATTAATGTGATTGAAAACGTTTTATTAACTACTGTA GATAACAAGTGCCTACCATCAGAAACAAAAGTTCTAAATTACTTGAAAAGTATGAGAGGATCAGAAGTTACAGAATCGGAAATTTTAAGTAGAGAAGTAAACATTCTTAATAAACTAGATTCAAACCTTATTCAAAATCTAGAAAACTGTGCTGAGACAACCGAAACTCTTTTTTTGGGTGAAGATATAGAATTTGAAACGAAAAgtgaaaaatctaaaaatatttctaaaatagaattaaatatcaacaattcagaaaataaagaaaactttGAGATGCCATTTTATGAGGAC gAAGACCTTACTCCGCCAAAATCAGAAAATTTATGCCTATTGCAAAATGCAGATTTATCTGAAAGTCCAAGTGGACAAATGATTCTAGAAAAACTTGTTTCAAAGGATACTTATAATCCAGAAGAAATTGTTGACAAAGCCGGACCTTCTCTTTGGAACCATTCAAcagataaaacaattaaaagtaaATGTTATGAACCAGAACATATTAATATCCAGAATCAAGAAAACAATGCAGTGCCTGGGACTTCATTTAATATAAcc AATGACATTCATAATTACGAGTACAAGAGAAAGTCATCTGCCCGAGAAAGACCAACAATTTGTCCCATTTGTTTTGGTGATGTAATTACACATTTTACCAGACATTTGTTCAGACATCACTCTAATAATCAACAAGTGattcaaattaaaaatctgcCACCGAGAAGCATAGAACGATTGTCGATGGTGTCTGCTTTGAGAAAACAAGGGTACTTTCATTtgaaaactgaaaaaaatttaacaaatccTGTAAGAACTTCCAGTAACCCCGAAACGGAATATTTTGCATGCATATATTGCCTAGGGCATTACTCAAAAACGCTTTTATATAAACATGTAAAAGTTTGCAAACAAAAACCAATCGGTGAAACAAATCCTGGGAAAAGATGTTTAACTAAAAGCCAAGATTTTTTGGTGTCGATGATTTCTAAAAATCGAGATTTTTTGAAAGCAGCACGGCTAAAAGAAGAAGTATTTACCATTATGAGAGCAGATAATATAAGTTTAGTTGCAAAAAGCGACACACTTATTTGTTTATATGGTGAACACCTTTTGAACAAACACAAAAGACAACAAATCTCTACACACATATCTAATAAAATGAGGGAAATGGGAAGACTTTTAATAGCTCTTAAAACTATCGATAAATCAATTGTGGGACTTTTTAGTGCAATGAAACCAGAATGTTTCCAAAATCTTATAACTGCAACTAAGGAAATAAGTTCCTATGATCCTGTGGAGAAGTGCTACAAAGCTCCGTCATTAGCATTACATATGGGtaccaatttaaaaataatgtgtaatATTGCCCTAAAACTAGTAATTGAGAAGAAACAATTACCTAATATTACATGGGAAGATaggaatagaaaaaaagaagaaataaaagatcTTAGAAAATTAATTCAGGGTCATTGGTGTAGTGAAGTTTCAAGTATAGCTTTAAAGGTGTTAAATGAACGCCAATGGGAAAAACCTACAACTCTTCCATTAAGTGAAGACATACAAGCATTTCAAACTTACGTACATAGTTTGGCAAATGCTGCATATAATGAACTGTTAGATAACATCAACATTAAC AAAACGTATTGGCGATGTACAATATCTCAAAATATCCACTTACAACAGAATTCTCGATAA